From one Desulfurobacterium thermolithotrophum DSM 11699 genomic stretch:
- the recA gene encoding recombinase RecA, whose protein sequence is MQEERRRVLEDALRRIKKEFGEGSVMFLGEKPAEEIPAISTGSISIDRATGIGGIPRGRITEIYGPESSGKTTLALHVIANVQKEGGIAAFIDAEHALDPTYARKLGINLEELLVSQPDSGEQALEIAETLVRSGAVDVIVVDSVAALVPEAEIKGDMGDSHVGLQARLMSQALRKLTAATSRSNCALIFINQVREKIGMMGYGGPQETTTGGRALKFYASMRMDIRNIGQIKGKGDERIGHKAKIKIVKNKLAPPFREAIVEIYYGEGISKEADLLNLGEELGFVKKSGSWYSYGDIRLGQGKENARIFLKENPEIAVELEAKIMEAFSDRGA, encoded by the coding sequence ATGCAGGAAGAAAGAAGAAGAGTCCTTGAAGATGCTCTAAGAAGGATTAAAAAGGAATTTGGTGAAGGCTCTGTAATGTTTCTTGGTGAAAAGCCTGCTGAAGAAATACCCGCAATAAGTACAGGCTCTATCTCAATAGATAGAGCTACAGGAATTGGAGGAATTCCAAGAGGAAGAATTACAGAAATATACGGTCCAGAATCCTCAGGAAAAACGACGCTTGCCTTACATGTTATAGCAAATGTTCAAAAAGAAGGTGGCATAGCTGCTTTCATTGATGCTGAACATGCATTAGATCCAACTTACGCTAGAAAACTTGGAATAAACCTTGAAGAGCTCCTTGTATCCCAGCCAGATAGTGGTGAACAAGCTCTTGAAATCGCAGAAACTTTGGTAAGAAGTGGAGCTGTTGATGTGATCGTTGTTGATTCAGTAGCAGCTCTTGTCCCTGAAGCAGAGATAAAGGGAGACATGGGAGATTCTCACGTAGGACTTCAAGCAAGACTTATGTCTCAAGCCCTAAGAAAGCTAACAGCTGCAACCAGCAGAAGTAATTGTGCTCTTATTTTCATTAACCAAGTAAGAGAAAAGATTGGAATGATGGGATATGGTGGTCCACAGGAAACAACTACTGGTGGAAGAGCTTTGAAATTCTATGCCTCTATGAGAATGGACATAAGAAACATTGGCCAAATCAAAGGAAAAGGAGATGAAAGAATAGGTCATAAGGCAAAGATAAAGATAGTAAAGAACAAATTAGCACCTCCTTTCAGAGAAGCAATTGTTGAAATCTACTATGGAGAAGGAATTTCAAAAGAAGCAGATCTTTTAAACTTAGGAGAAGAGCTAGGATTTGTTAAAAAGAGCGGTTCATGGTATTCCTATGGTGACATAAGACTTGGACAAGGCAAAGAAAACGCTAGAATTTTCCTTAAAGAAAATCCTGAAATTGCAGTTGAATTAGAAGCTAAAATAATGGAGGCATTTAGTGACCGTGGAGCTTAA
- a CDS encoding valine--tRNA ligase has product MASNTYNPALFEDKWYRFWIEKGYFHADEKKVLRGEKPKFSVVLPPPNVTGVLHVGHALNSTLQDIICRWKRMKGFEVCWIPGTDHAGIATQWVVERELAKEGLTRHDIGREEFLERVWKWKDQYGSRIINQLKKLGTSCDWSRERFTMDEGFSKAVKKAFVTLYKEGLIYRGKRLINWCPRCHTALSDLEVEHEEEQGNLWYIKYPIVGEDDFIVVATTRPETMLGDVAVAVNPNDERYKHLVGKKVLLPIVNREIPIIADEYVDPEFGTGAVKITPAHDFNDFEVAQRHNLSAIQVMDDWGRITVSPFKGMDRFEARKAIVSMLKEEGFLEKVESHVHSVGHCYRCKTVVEPYLSDQWFVKTKPLAERAIKAVKTGEIRFVPKQWENTFFDWMYNIRDWCISRQIWWGHRIPAWYCKDCGHINVSEEVPEKCENCGSTNLYQDEDVLDTWFSSAMWPFGTLGWPKRTDDLKVFYPTDLLVTGFDIIFFWVSRMMMMGYYFMKEKPFSDVYVHALVRDEKGQKMSKTKGNVIDPLEMVEKYGADTLRFTLAALAAQGRDIRLSEKIIEGYRHFANKIWNIARFIFSALENVEMKEAVSYAPEDKWILSKLSKTVEIVDKELENYRFNDAAKAIYQFLWSEFADWYIEFSKQRVYKGTEEEKRTVLHVLLTVLRDAMKLLHPIMPFLTEEIYQKLPNKDAESIVIAPWPTSEFKFEEDEARVEIIKEVIRGIRNVKAELNISPSTLVDIFIKSEDDKLIETIEKMVASIKQLAKVSEIHSVSEASSGCVSFFLPGIEVYVKVGELINVENEISRIMKKLKDIEKDIQKLERKLSNENFLKKAPKNVVEKNRKELEELKEVSEKLARTLQQLKHLQ; this is encoded by the coding sequence ATGGCATCTAACACGTACAATCCTGCTCTTTTTGAAGATAAATGGTATAGGTTCTGGATTGAAAAGGGTTATTTCCATGCAGATGAAAAAAAGGTTTTAAGAGGAGAGAAACCAAAGTTTAGTGTTGTTCTTCCACCACCAAATGTTACAGGTGTTCTCCATGTTGGACATGCCCTCAATTCAACCCTTCAGGACATTATTTGTCGCTGGAAAAGAATGAAAGGTTTTGAAGTTTGTTGGATTCCGGGAACAGACCACGCCGGAATTGCAACTCAGTGGGTTGTTGAAAGAGAATTGGCAAAAGAGGGATTAACTCGTCATGATATAGGTAGAGAAGAGTTCCTTGAAAGAGTTTGGAAGTGGAAAGACCAGTATGGTAGCAGAATTATCAACCAGCTTAAAAAGCTTGGAACTTCCTGTGATTGGAGTAGAGAAAGATTTACAATGGATGAAGGTTTTTCCAAGGCAGTAAAGAAAGCTTTTGTTACTCTTTACAAAGAGGGACTTATCTATAGAGGAAAGAGACTAATAAATTGGTGTCCAAGATGCCATACTGCCCTTTCTGACCTTGAGGTAGAGCATGAAGAAGAACAAGGTAATCTTTGGTACATCAAATATCCTATTGTTGGTGAAGATGATTTTATAGTTGTAGCTACAACTAGACCAGAAACAATGCTTGGTGATGTTGCAGTAGCAGTGAATCCTAACGATGAAAGATATAAACATCTTGTTGGTAAAAAGGTTCTGCTACCGATTGTAAACAGAGAGATTCCAATAATTGCTGACGAGTATGTAGACCCTGAATTTGGTACAGGTGCAGTTAAGATTACTCCAGCCCATGACTTTAACGACTTTGAAGTAGCGCAGAGGCATAACCTTTCTGCAATTCAAGTCATGGATGATTGGGGAAGAATTACAGTTTCTCCTTTTAAAGGAATGGATAGATTCGAGGCTCGAAAAGCTATAGTTTCTATGCTTAAAGAAGAAGGTTTTCTTGAAAAAGTAGAGTCTCATGTTCACTCCGTTGGTCACTGCTATAGATGTAAGACTGTTGTTGAACCGTATTTATCAGATCAGTGGTTTGTAAAAACAAAACCTTTAGCAGAAAGAGCGATAAAAGCTGTTAAGACTGGAGAAATTCGTTTTGTACCTAAGCAATGGGAAAATACCTTTTTTGACTGGATGTACAACATAAGAGATTGGTGTATCTCAAGACAAATTTGGTGGGGACACAGAATTCCTGCATGGTATTGTAAAGATTGTGGTCATATAAACGTTTCAGAAGAAGTTCCTGAAAAGTGTGAAAATTGTGGAAGTACAAATCTTTATCAAGATGAAGACGTTCTTGATACATGGTTTAGTTCTGCAATGTGGCCTTTTGGAACTCTTGGTTGGCCTAAAAGAACAGATGATCTGAAAGTCTTCTATCCTACTGATCTCCTTGTTACTGGTTTTGACATTATCTTTTTCTGGGTTTCCCGTATGATGATGATGGGTTATTACTTTATGAAAGAAAAGCCTTTCAGTGATGTTTATGTCCATGCTCTTGTTAGAGATGAGAAAGGACAAAAGATGAGTAAAACAAAGGGAAATGTTATTGACCCTCTTGAGATGGTCGAAAAGTATGGAGCAGATACTTTAAGATTTACACTTGCTGCTTTGGCAGCTCAAGGAAGAGATATAAGGCTTTCAGAAAAGATAATTGAAGGTTATAGACACTTTGCCAACAAGATTTGGAATATAGCAAGGTTTATTTTTTCAGCTCTTGAAAATGTTGAAATGAAGGAAGCAGTTTCTTATGCTCCTGAAGATAAATGGATTCTTTCAAAACTTTCTAAAACAGTAGAAATAGTTGATAAAGAGTTAGAAAATTATCGATTTAATGATGCTGCAAAAGCTATTTACCAGTTCTTGTGGAGTGAATTTGCTGATTGGTATATTGAATTTTCAAAACAAAGGGTTTATAAAGGTACTGAAGAAGAAAAAAGAACAGTTCTTCATGTTTTACTAACTGTTCTTAGGGATGCTATGAAGTTACTTCATCCTATAATGCCATTCCTTACAGAGGAAATTTATCAGAAACTTCCAAACAAAGATGCAGAATCAATTGTTATAGCTCCTTGGCCTACTTCAGAGTTCAAATTTGAAGAAGATGAAGCAAGAGTAGAAATAATTAAAGAAGTTATTAGAGGAATAAGAAATGTTAAAGCTGAGTTAAATATTTCTCCATCAACGCTTGTAGATATTTTTATTAAAAGTGAAGATGATAAATTAATAGAAACTATAGAAAAAATGGTCGCTTCTATAAAGCAACTTGCGAAGGTTTCTGAAATTCACTCTGTGAGTGAAGCTTCTTCAGGTTGTGTTTCTTTCTTTTTACCAGGTATTGAGGTTTATGTGAAAGTAGGAGAACTTATTAATGTTGAAAATGAGATTTCTCGAATAATGAAAAAGTTAAAAGATATTGAGAAGGATATTCAGAAACTTGAGAGAAAATTATCTAATGAGAATTTCTTAAAGAAAGCTCCAAAAAATGTTGTTGAGAAAAACAGAAAAGAATTAGAGGAGTTAAAAGAAGTTTCTGAAAAGCTTGCAAGAACTTTACAGCAGTTAAAACACTTACAATAG
- a CDS encoding nucleoside deaminase, with the protein MELDHLFLLEALKEAKKAFKLGEVPIGAIIVKDRKIISRAFNRKEFLQDPTAHAELLAIKEASRKLNSWRLNGCTLYSTVEPCIMCCGVIIQSRIDRLVYSVPDPKFGGIESLYTIFKDKKVNHRLEVKKIYIKEAEELLKEFFKALRERCRSLA; encoded by the coding sequence ATGGAGCTTGACCATCTGTTTCTTCTTGAAGCTTTAAAAGAAGCCAAAAAAGCATTTAAGCTTGGAGAAGTCCCTATAGGAGCCATCATAGTAAAAGATCGCAAGATAATCTCTCGAGCTTTTAATCGGAAAGAATTTTTACAAGATCCTACAGCCCATGCTGAACTTCTTGCCATAAAAGAGGCTTCAAGAAAACTAAACTCTTGGAGGCTTAACGGCTGTACTCTTTACTCTACTGTTGAACCTTGCATCATGTGCTGTGGTGTTATAATCCAATCACGGATTGATAGATTGGTTTACTCTGTTCCTGATCCAAAGTTTGGAGGAATAGAAAGTCTTTACACTATTTTTAAAGATAAAAAAGTTAACCACAGATTAGAGGTAAAAAAAATTTATATAAAAGAAGCTGAAGAGCTCCTTAAAGAGTTCTTCAAAGCTTTAAGGGAGAGGTGCCGGAGTCTGGCTTAA
- a CDS encoding regulatory protein RecX has product MDLTFKKIYTYTIFLLSKKDYSPQSLRKKILEKFPEAENQIINNVIDTLKKENFLNEFRTAHNYFTSKMEKGWGKKKIRYSLRQKGFSEEVIKELETTIEFDYSFIKKEIEKKFGQVKDKKLREKAKRFLLQRGFSYCEIENIL; this is encoded by the coding sequence GTGGATTTGACATTTAAAAAGATCTATACCTACACAATTTTTTTGTTATCTAAAAAAGACTATTCACCTCAATCCTTAAGAAAAAAGATTCTTGAAAAGTTTCCAGAAGCTGAAAACCAAATTATCAATAATGTAATAGATACCTTGAAAAAAGAAAATTTTTTGAACGAATTTAGAACGGCTCATAATTACTTTACTTCAAAAATGGAAAAGGGATGGGGAAAGAAAAAAATTAGATATAGTCTCAGACAGAAAGGCTTTTCAGAAGAAGTTATAAAGGAGTTAGAAACTACCATTGAATTTGACTACTCCTTTATCAAAAAGGAAATTGAAAAAAAGTTTGGTCAAGTGAAAGATAAAAAACTAAGGGAAAAAGCGAAAAGATTTCTTCTTCAAAGAGGGTTTTCATACTGCGAGATAGAAAACATTCTCTGA
- a CDS encoding type IV pilus twitching motility protein PilT yields the protein MTVELNSLLTKAFKLGASDIHLRVKLPPVFRINGKLIRTELPPITLDDINLYVKKILPVDKLKELPYIKNLDTAYSIPGVCRFRVNLFRQRGTFAIVMRIIPSKVPEVEELNLPSVIKEIALYQRGLVLVTGTTGSGKSTTLAAMLNELNNKDSRVVVTIEDPIEYLHKDKKCIFYQREIGDDAENFFTALRAALREDPDVILVGEMRDSETVRTALDAAETGHMVFSTLHTLDAKETINRIISFFPPHHQQAIRYQLASVLRATISQRLIPRADRKGRVPAVEIMIVTGAIRERIINPELTEEIPEFIEKGKEVYGSQTFDQSLYDLWKKGFITKEDALKYATKPDDLKLKMEGIFSSGFDI from the coding sequence GTGACCGTGGAGCTTAATTCTCTCCTAACAAAGGCTTTTAAGCTTGGTGCTTCAGATATACACCTTAGAGTCAAACTACCTCCTGTTTTTAGAATAAACGGAAAGCTAATTAGAACAGAACTTCCTCCAATCACTCTTGATGACATAAATCTTTATGTAAAAAAGATACTTCCCGTAGATAAGTTAAAAGAACTTCCTTACATAAAAAACCTTGATACTGCTTATAGTATTCCTGGAGTTTGCCGATTTAGAGTTAACCTCTTTAGGCAAAGAGGCACTTTTGCTATTGTTATGAGAATCATACCGTCTAAAGTACCCGAAGTAGAAGAGCTTAATCTTCCATCTGTTATAAAAGAAATAGCCCTCTACCAAAGAGGGCTTGTACTTGTAACTGGAACAACAGGCTCAGGTAAATCTACAACTTTAGCTGCCATGCTTAACGAACTTAACAACAAAGACTCCCGGGTAGTAGTTACAATCGAAGATCCCATAGAGTACCTTCATAAGGATAAGAAATGTATTTTTTATCAAAGAGAAATTGGAGATGATGCAGAAAACTTTTTTACTGCTTTAAGAGCAGCTCTTCGTGAAGATCCAGATGTTATCCTTGTAGGAGAAATGAGGGATTCTGAAACTGTTAGAACTGCTCTTGACGCGGCAGAAACAGGACATATGGTTTTCTCTACTCTACACACTCTCGATGCTAAGGAAACTATTAACAGAATAATTTCTTTCTTCCCTCCTCATCACCAACAAGCAATAAGATATCAACTTGCATCTGTACTAAGAGCAACTATTTCTCAAAGGCTAATTCCAAGAGCTGATAGAAAAGGTAGAGTTCCAGCGGTTGAAATCATGATTGTAACTGGAGCAATAAGAGAAAGGATAATTAATCCTGAACTTACAGAAGAAATACCTGAATTTATTGAAAAAGGAAAAGAGGTTTACGGTTCTCAAACTTTTGATCAATCGCTCTATGACCTTTGGAAAAAAGGTTTCATTACTAAAGAAGATGCTCTTAAGTATGCAACAAAACCTGATGATCTAAAACTTAAGATGGAGGGAATCTTCTCAAGTGGATTTGACATTTAA
- the alaS gene encoding alanine--tRNA ligase: MGKWTGKEIREAFLRFFEDKEHFRVKSSPLIPKNDPTLLFTNAGMVQFKDYFLGKEKPPFKRATSCQKCMRAGGKHNDLENVGKTGRHHTFFEMLGNFSFGDYFKKEAIEFAWELVTKVFKLPEDRLYVSVYEKDDEAFEIWNKLIGIPENKIYKLGEKDNFWAMGDTGPCGPCSEIYYDRGEEFACGENCEIGKCDCDRYLEIWNLVFMQFERDESGKLTPLAHPSIDTGMGLERIASVLQNVPSNYETDLLFPLVKWASDLSGTPYGKDEKSSTSMRVIADHLRALTFLIADGVLPSNEGRGYVLRRIIRRASRHGRLLGIDKPFLFEGVDEVLNIMGDTYPEIVENGRLIKKVTLKEEERFSKTLERGLYIFAEIIDKLRNEGKDIIPGEEAFKLYDTFGFPLDLILEVANDENLKVDVSGFEKLLAEQKERARKAWKGGVQKVISPELQKLSEESPSIFIGYDHLEGIGKVTGILKDGRLIEEAKEGEEVTVILDKTPFYPEKGGQVGDTGIIEGNNCYCEVLDTQNITENLIGHKVVVKKEKVKVGDIVNAIVNEERRKAIMRAHTATHLLHKALREVLGNHVKQAGSLVLPDRLRFDFTHFEAPTEEELQTIEETVYNWVLKNYPVKIEEMSYDEAIERGAIALFGEKYGDVVRVVDVGGVSVELCGGTHVERSGDIGFFKLISESSISSGTRRIEAVVGKEAFKYIEEKEALIKKLRSSLQSPEEQLLQKVEKLKEELKAKEKELERIKKKLATAEIDQIVEDAPIINGIKVVTAKLEGFGGKELAEIADVIRNKAKTAAVMIVGIKDGKASLLIALTKDLTDRFKAGEIIREIAPILEGRGGGRPDMAQGGVQNLSKLEEAFSEFRKKFKN, translated from the coding sequence ATGGGCAAGTGGACAGGAAAGGAGATAAGAGAAGCATTTTTAAGATTCTTTGAGGATAAAGAACACTTTAGAGTAAAAAGTTCTCCACTCATTCCAAAGAATGACCCAACACTTTTATTCACAAATGCCGGAATGGTTCAATTTAAGGACTATTTTCTTGGAAAAGAGAAACCACCATTTAAAAGAGCTACATCTTGCCAAAAGTGTATGAGAGCAGGTGGTAAACACAACGATCTTGAGAACGTTGGAAAGACCGGAAGGCACCATACCTTTTTTGAAATGCTTGGAAACTTTTCATTTGGAGATTACTTCAAGAAAGAAGCAATTGAGTTTGCTTGGGAACTTGTTACAAAAGTTTTTAAACTCCCCGAGGATAGACTTTACGTTTCTGTTTATGAAAAAGATGACGAAGCTTTTGAAATATGGAATAAATTAATTGGAATTCCTGAAAACAAAATCTACAAACTTGGTGAAAAAGATAACTTCTGGGCAATGGGAGATACTGGTCCTTGTGGTCCTTGTAGCGAAATTTATTATGACAGGGGTGAAGAATTTGCCTGTGGTGAAAATTGTGAAATAGGAAAGTGCGATTGTGATAGATACCTCGAGATTTGGAATCTTGTTTTCATGCAGTTTGAAAGAGATGAGAGCGGAAAGTTAACTCCTTTAGCTCACCCATCAATAGACACAGGAATGGGACTTGAAAGAATTGCATCTGTTCTTCAGAACGTTCCAAGCAACTACGAAACAGATCTGCTCTTTCCACTTGTCAAATGGGCTTCGGATTTAAGCGGCACTCCATACGGTAAAGATGAAAAGAGTTCTACCTCAATGAGAGTCATTGCTGATCATCTGAGAGCTCTCACTTTCCTCATTGCAGATGGAGTTCTCCCATCAAATGAAGGAAGAGGATACGTTCTCCGAAGGATAATCAGAAGAGCCTCAAGACATGGAAGACTTCTTGGAATAGATAAGCCGTTTCTCTTTGAAGGTGTAGATGAAGTTTTAAATATAATGGGAGATACTTATCCAGAAATCGTTGAAAACGGTAGACTAATAAAGAAAGTTACACTTAAAGAAGAAGAAAGATTTTCAAAAACTCTTGAAAGAGGACTTTACATCTTTGCAGAAATTATAGATAAACTAAGAAACGAAGGAAAAGATATCATTCCGGGTGAGGAGGCATTCAAGCTCTACGATACTTTCGGATTTCCACTTGACCTTATTTTAGAAGTTGCAAACGATGAAAACTTAAAAGTTGATGTTTCTGGTTTTGAAAAGCTCCTTGCCGAGCAAAAAGAAAGAGCAAGAAAAGCGTGGAAAGGAGGAGTACAAAAGGTTATTTCTCCAGAGCTCCAAAAGCTCTCTGAAGAGTCTCCATCTATTTTCATTGGATATGACCACTTAGAGGGAATTGGAAAAGTTACGGGAATTCTCAAAGACGGAAGACTTATAGAAGAAGCAAAAGAAGGAGAAGAAGTAACTGTAATTCTTGACAAAACACCTTTCTATCCAGAAAAAGGTGGACAGGTAGGAGATACTGGAATAATTGAGGGGAATAACTGTTACTGTGAAGTCCTAGACACTCAAAACATAACTGAAAATTTAATAGGACATAAGGTTGTGGTAAAAAAAGAAAAAGTTAAAGTCGGTGATATAGTAAACGCCATCGTTAATGAGGAGAGAAGAAAAGCGATAATGAGAGCCCATACAGCAACTCATCTTCTTCATAAAGCATTAAGAGAAGTTCTTGGAAACCACGTAAAACAGGCAGGTTCCTTAGTTCTCCCTGATAGATTGAGATTTGACTTTACTCACTTTGAAGCACCAACAGAAGAAGAACTTCAAACAATTGAAGAAACAGTTTATAACTGGGTGCTGAAAAACTACCCTGTCAAAATTGAAGAGATGTCTTATGACGAAGCTATAGAGCGTGGAGCAATCGCACTCTTTGGAGAAAAGTATGGCGATGTAGTAAGGGTAGTTGATGTTGGAGGAGTAAGTGTAGAGCTCTGTGGAGGAACACACGTTGAAAGAAGTGGAGACATTGGATTTTTCAAACTAATCTCTGAATCCTCAATCTCATCCGGAACAAGAAGAATTGAAGCTGTAGTTGGAAAGGAAGCTTTCAAGTACATAGAAGAAAAGGAAGCTTTAATAAAGAAATTACGTAGTTCTTTACAGTCTCCTGAAGAACAGCTATTGCAGAAAGTCGAAAAGCTTAAAGAAGAACTTAAAGCAAAAGAAAAAGAACTTGAAAGAATCAAGAAAAAACTTGCTACAGCTGAAATAGATCAAATAGTTGAAGACGCCCCAATCATTAACGGTATAAAGGTAGTAACAGCTAAACTTGAAGGATTTGGAGGAAAGGAACTTGCAGAAATTGCAGACGTTATAAGAAATAAAGCTAAGACAGCAGCAGTTATGATTGTTGGAATCAAAGATGGTAAAGCTAGCCTACTAATAGCTCTAACAAAAGACTTAACTGATAGATTTAAAGCAGGAGAAATAATAAGGGAAATAGCTCCAATCCTTGAAGGAAGAGGTGGTGGAAGACCTGATATGGCTCAAGGTGGAGTTCAAAATCTAAGTAAGCTTGAAGAAGCATTTAGTGAATTTAGAAAAAAATTCAAAAATTAA
- a CDS encoding sulfide-dependent adenosine diphosphate thiazole synthase produces the protein MQNLNEVVISQAIIESYMEKLKDHLEVDVAIVGGGPSGLVAGYYLAKEGFKVSIYERRISIGGGMWAGAMFFNEIVVQEMGREIFDEFEVNYKEFKPGYYLADAVEAVTTIASKAVKAGAVIFNGMTAEDVVLKKVNGNYRVCGLVINWSTVEMNHLMVDPLVITSKYVIDATGHDATVVSTLQRKAGVKLATETGCVVGEKPLWASVGEEDTVKNSREVFPGIYVSGMAANATCGSHRMGPVFGGMLMSGKKVAQEIAKKLRG, from the coding sequence ATGCAAAATCTTAACGAAGTTGTTATCTCACAAGCAATTATTGAATCTTATATGGAAAAACTAAAAGACCACCTTGAAGTAGATGTTGCTATAGTAGGGGGAGGTCCTTCCGGTCTTGTTGCAGGATATTATCTTGCAAAAGAAGGATTCAAGGTCTCTATATATGAAAGAAGAATTTCTATTGGTGGTGGAATGTGGGCTGGTGCAATGTTTTTTAATGAAATTGTCGTTCAAGAAATGGGAAGAGAAATTTTTGATGAATTTGAAGTAAACTATAAGGAATTTAAACCTGGTTACTACTTAGCTGATGCCGTTGAAGCTGTAACAACAATAGCTTCAAAAGCTGTAAAAGCAGGAGCTGTTATTTTCAACGGAATGACAGCAGAAGATGTTGTTCTAAAGAAAGTTAATGGCAACTATAGAGTTTGCGGACTTGTTATTAACTGGAGTACCGTAGAAATGAATCACTTAATGGTTGATCCTCTTGTTATTACCTCTAAATACGTAATAGATGCAACAGGCCACGATGCAACTGTTGTTTCTACTCTTCAAAGAAAGGCAGGAGTTAAGCTTGCAACAGAAACTGGATGTGTAGTAGGAGAAAAACCTCTTTGGGCTTCTGTGGGAGAAGAAGATACTGTCAAAAATAGTAGAGAAGTCTTCCCAGGAATTTACGTTAGTGGAATGGCTGCAAACGCAACTTGTGGAAGTCACAGAATGGGACCAGTTTTTGGTGGAATGCTCATGTCCGGTAAGAAAGTTGCACAGGAAATTGCTAAAAAACTTAGAGGTTAA
- the rpmB gene encoding 50S ribosomal protein L28 yields the protein MAKCAICGKSTIFINKVSHSHRVTSKKQRPNLQKIKAVVNGEKKRIWVCTKCLKAGKVTKAI from the coding sequence ATGGCAAAGTGTGCAATTTGTGGAAAGAGTACTATCTTTATAAACAAAGTGAGTCACTCTCACAGAGTAACAAGCAAGAAACAAAGACCAAACTTGCAGAAGATAAAGGCAGTAGTAAATGGAGAAAAGAAAAGAATTTGGGTATGTACAAAGTGCCTTAAGGCTGGAAAGGTAACAAAAGCTATTTAG
- a CDS encoding redoxin domain-containing protein, translating into MGFPRTCLALTFVISIPVNSFGDWYILIPKAPPQERPSPKKTPPLPKLTPPKETKPYTVEVKKIFAPDFSIQTANLRKLTRKKLEGKKAIFVFLNGLYTPTSESILLALEKFLKKKKNTVIVAVDINDSDFSILKKFKKSMELKKVLLTADSYVYEQFKKKIKDLKVPSLIIIDRFGFIRYFADKITYENITTLDKELEKILKTLG; encoded by the coding sequence TTGGGTTTCCCTAGAACATGCTTAGCTCTAACATTCGTAATATCCATCCCTGTAAATTCATTCGGAGACTGGTATATTCTTATACCTAAAGCTCCTCCTCAAGAAAGACCTTCACCTAAAAAAACTCCGCCTCTTCCCAAATTAACGCCTCCCAAAGAAACAAAGCCTTATACAGTTGAAGTTAAAAAGATATTTGCACCTGACTTTTCAATTCAAACAGCAAACTTAAGGAAATTAACAAGAAAAAAACTAGAAGGAAAAAAAGCAATTTTTGTTTTTCTCAATGGACTTTACACTCCCACTTCTGAATCAATTTTGTTAGCTTTAGAAAAATTTCTTAAAAAGAAAAAAAATACTGTTATAGTAGCAGTAGACATAAATGATTCAGATTTTTCCATTCTTAAAAAGTTTAAAAAAAGTATGGAACTAAAGAAAGTTTTACTCACTGCAGATAGTTACGTATATGAACAATTTAAAAAGAAAATAAAGGATTTGAAAGTTCCTTCCTTAATAATAATTGATCGTTTTGGTTTCATAAGATACTTTGCAGATAAAATAACTTATGAAAATATCACTACACTAGATAAGGAATTGGAAAAGATACTAAAAACTTTAGGATAA